Part of the Episyrphus balteatus chromosome X, idEpiBalt1.1, whole genome shotgun sequence genome, TGAATTCCCAAgcaggttttcccttcttcaagcagctttggtataagtttccgttatccgaactgcagtgttttgctcttcaaactttaaatagattaaaaccgaaacaaaccgtttttttgttgaaaaattgttcaaattatatgagtacttacttttaaaccaaaaataaatattctaagttataaaccgcttttaaattcttaaaaaaataactttaactactattattttgaacaggtcaaattcgaaagaacaaccaaaaatcaatgaaaaattatttggcaccttctttttcattttaaaattatgatacatttattagtaattgaccgttacaaactttgacatcaaagaaattaaatttttaaccatagaagcaccgtatatataacaaatgttatttttttgcaggcactactattattttgaacacaactgtatgTTATGAACCCAACTACATAATTTTTACAAATGTGTACTAAAGTGATctcattgaaaatatttattaataactcTGTTTTTACAATCACTTGAACTATTTTTATTAGatattctagaaaaaaaatgttttttttttttaagtcaatccaagtaaagaaaaaaaagtagattcttcgttaatagccctgttccattggatgTGGTAGTTTactctagtacaacaactacacattcctatctcctcgagtagaagatcatgtgttaattctagtactagatctactcatgagtaaactaccacctccaatggaatggaacggggctaatgtcACCTGAaattcagatgattttttgcgttcaacgtcaaaaaaaaatctgaacttaaGTTTAGATGTTGCGTTGAACCCGGCCAATATATTTTACCAAACTGCTAACAGGCTCAAAGGTTAACGGAGGAATGAGTCACCCTTTTTTGGTGAATGCAGTCAGTcttcatcgatttataaaaaaaaacgttataatGTCAAAAAATCTAATTCTTCAGAAAATGCAACGCTATTTCGTGTACTATTTTttaaccaacaacaaaaaaaatcctagTTTTCTTTCGTTTGAAAATAGGATTTTAGATTCTTCGTTTCCTTCCTCATCTCGTCCGCTCACTCAACCACTCAACTGCAAGCAAAACCCTAAAAAGGTcttggtaggtaggtataccttTTTCAGTATCACGCAGTTAGCACATGATTTTGTCCATTGATTAGAACACGATACATTTTTGCATGTAGAGATGGCAGGCAAATGGGGTGGTGATAGAATTGGGTATGGGTGGTATCTGGCAGTGGCAGTATGCAAAGTAtaccaaaatattaattttttttttttttttgtttatttacacAATGatagtatatacacatatggagccaaatttgttgttgtatagCCTTctattatgtatttattacagggataaaaatatttaacttgaaTGCAATTTGAGCCGCTTGTGTTTATTTGTACgaaagaacaaaatataaacaaaaaaaaaaaaaattcctggaaaaaaaatattagctgGAATAGGCAGAGGCAAAGACATGGCACGTACATATTAGAAAATGACATgattcttttcaaataaaatatattataagaaaatataagtaggttaatatttacatatttctcTTCTTATGTTATGCCTTTTCTTGTAAGttgcactttttgtttttattactatgcaaatcaaacaaacaaacaaaatagtaACACACGGTAAAAATTCACCGAACAATGTAATCAGAAGAGACGACTTtgaaatcacagaaaaattGAACTATGAAATTGCTTCCAAGGATGTGATGGTTATAAGACGAGAGTTCTTTGCAATGTTTTTGTTCTAAAAGGGAGTTTGTTGATACGTATATGTTTGTATGTGTATATATTTTACGTTACTCATCGATGGTACtcaattttcttaagtttttgaaaGTCGCACGTTTCATCAAACAGaactttgaaagttttttttttttatccgaaaGCTTTCGGATAATGGATATATTGAGCTTTTTAGCAGtctgtctttgtctttttcctttctattgggcttttaagcaatttgtctttgtctttttcctttctatcataactgtttattaaagaagtacaagaaaaaaccaaccaatcaaatcaaagcaattctgaggaaaacaatgtggatttttgaaagttatagcttgttttcactagagcccaaaatGAGATAATTACGCAAATTATGTCATTTCGAATGTGAAAttctgtagaaaaaaaaattgaatttgaaatctgaACTGACCGCATTTGCGAACAGTTTTAAATCAGTGctaccaaactattttttttttttcataaattgtttataattggtttacaaacgtgaaaactgacgtttgaaatgacaaaataggtgtgtttttttattaccaccgggcttaactggacaaaaaaaaaacgcgagAAAAATTGGCACCACTGCATattaaatataaagttgttatatttttcgcttttgggtgtgtttttgaaaaaaaaagtttaactaactattaaataaatatttaaaacaataattgtcATTACAAATTAGTTTtgacgtttttaaacaaattccaaacaatttacgaacaagttgatttggtagcacagatttaaatctgttgaaaaagttaagtccagagaattctctgggctaaacaactaagcccaaggggctaaagtgttgttgtatttaacatgtaaattgcttagccccgactgcgttttttttttgtccagttaagaccggtgctAATAAAAAACACCTAATGTATTGAACTAGTTTTCCCAgcatatatttttgtatctctttgtaaaacatacaagaaaaatacaagaaaaacccgaaagcgaaaaatatgacaactctgaATTTTATTTGGGTCTGTTGATTTCGCAACATTcaatatgcagtgctgccaagtcccgaaacgtttttttttatccagttAAGCCCAGTTATCCAGTTAATAATTCGATACGCGCCTTGAAAGCttctcccttcaagcaagaaaacggagtccagacaagacagtccgacctccgaccgcgaaaagcggggttgcactcacacacttgcaactttttgtgtatgaacacaaagcctaaaagaatcgtggtgaaaactgagaaaaggaaaaaaaagtagacagacatagccaacaagagccaaagcgtcattttgttattttttgttgaagtgtttggtcgcgtcgtgtctcgtgtcgttgtttgtataatgttagtttattaattataaacaattttattaaattataaacaatatggaaaacaaaaaaggtatgttttatatatcgctcaaagtgtttgggttaaaatgttgtttcttcttgtgttgtagatgtaatctctaatgatgaagaaaaatctagaaggtgaaacatgcgattgggtatctaaaaaaacaccaacaacagcagcagcatcaaatgaaataaaatgaaaaaaaaatgtattgtattttatattgtatttattgtgaaaatttcgtttgccaaaataaaataaaaaataaaacagtttcagtgaaaaaaaaaataaatcttgttctttttttggtcgcaaatgcgaaatgtcatccctttcttattcctctttctggtaggttttcgctgctccggctcaggtccgccttcggctccgttttctcggaatggagattttcaccacaccaatacatatgcaatcgacttcgcggtgattataatttccatactaatttgagccgccttcggaccagtttctgatccgaagtcggactcagctccgcctcaggcggagcggattcggaccgaggtcggacctgtttgcttgaagggcttCGATTGAGAACTGTCAAGATTTTGTTGTGAGACCAATGTGAACACCGCTCAGTAGGGTAGATTTGCCTAtttgcggccgtctccagtttccggccacctttcggataatcgttataactagtgatttcgtatgctttattccaaaatttcgctcttatgctgttcttaCATATAAATGAACGTTATAAATGAacgttataacgattttccgaaaggtggccggaaactggagacggccgcaaataggcaactctaccctattccttttgaatgtaaaaaaaaaatattttgattgcaaataattcagcaaccagacgtcctagaaacttttggttttcacttataaatagagctcaaagagacctttcttttgatgtttcactcgatggatttggagcacttttttgaaaatccattattttcaggcaaggggttaaccttgattttttctcgaaaaaaaccaaaaaaaaaatgttgtgtttttttacacaAATGCGTAGGCATATTCATCGTGAGCTGATATGTGCAAACCAAATCTTGATTCgcgaccttgatccgaaaatatctgcttctgaatgttagaaagaaaaaaaaaaaaaaaaatatttcgattgcaaataattcagcaaccaggcgtcctagaaacttttggttttcacttATAAATAGGGctcaaagagacctttcttttgatgtttcactcgatggatttggagcacttttttgaaaatctaatattttcaggcaaggggttaaccttgattttttctcgaaaaaaaaaacaaaaaaaaaattttgtgtttttttacataaatgcgTAGGCATATTCATCGTGAGCTGATATGTGCAAACCAAATCTTGATTCGCGACcttgatccaaaaatatctgcttctgaatgttagaaagaaaaaaaaaaaaatatatttcgattgcaaataattcagcaaccaggcgtcctagaaacttttggttttcagttataaatagagctcaaagagacctttcttttgatgtatcactcgatggatttggagaacttttttgaaaatacaattttttttaggcaaggggttaaccttgattttttctcgaaaatctcaaaaaataaatttgtaatttttttacataaatggataggcctattcattgtgagctGATATGTAGTCGGCATaatgcaaaattgttctaaatcagaaaaagcaaattttacaggggacgattttaaagtttcaaattggtttaaagcgacatTTTTATGCTCGTtcgccattcaagttatgttttttataaagtttgttcttttttctttcttgaatAAACCATACAAgcttacctcattagtaggtgcatactatcAACATGAGATCAAAATCACAAAAAGAGCAAAGGACATACTtagaaaattctttaaaaaattcgaaTGTAGATTGcagttaaaacaaaatagcaAACATTTTGATTCCTAGTAAGTTTGATTCCATTAAGATACCAGGTAAGTTTTGGCCACCGGGAGGACCATTATGTCCTCCAAGTTGTGAATTCATTTGACTACGAGTTGAAGTAGCGTAAAGTTGTTGTTGAAAATTGTGATACTGTTGAGCGTATTTAAGATCATTGGTCGATGGGCCCAAAAAGGGCGATGATTTGTAATTTGGACCAGGACCACCAGGTCCACCGCCAGGTCCATTTGGCCCACCGGGATTTGATCCAGGTCCACCTGGTCCATTCAATGGACCAGGCTGCATTGACTGTGATGGATCACCAGGTGGGCCGCCACCCATTGGTGATGAATTACCACCTAGTCCAGGTCCATTTGGTGCCCCGTTTGGACCGTTTCCATGGCCCATGGGACTTCCTTTGGGACCAGGTGGGCCGCCAAACAattgattgttttgaaaaatatttgatggATCATTTGGACCATCAAGGTTAGGTGGGCCATTGCCAAACGGATGAACACCACCACCTCCAATCATATGCGGATTGGGACCTTGCATGCGTAGCATTCCATTACCACCACCTGGCTGACGCATAGGTCGCATTCCTCGCATCATTTGTGAGTTCATGCCACCTCCCATCGGACCATTGGGTCCACCAACCATTCCTACCGGTGGACCCCCAAGTCCCATCATTCCATCAGGACCACTTGTGTCCATGTGAGAATTCATACCGCCACCTGGACCTGGACCAGGGCCACCTCCTGGTCCAGCTCCACTCATTTGGTTACAATTTTGGTAGAAGTTCATGCCTTGACCGGGCCCACCAGGTTGTTGCATTTTGTTTGCATCGGGACCAGGACCATTAGGTCCTCCTCCACTCACATCCATTGGAGACATTTGAGGATTTGCAAAACGTTGAAGAAATTCTAAACTGGGCGGAACTCTTGGATTAGTATTGCTTACTTGCGGCCTCACTGGGAGATACTGAATGGTATTAGGGGTGCTTGCTTTCACTTGAATATTTGCACCATTATATGGACAGCCACTCATTCCTGCTCGACCCATCATTCTGTGAGggtcttttttgaaaatacaattttttttaggcaaggggttaaccttgattttttctcgaaaatctcaaaaaataaatttgtaatttttttacataaatggataggcctattcattgtgagctGATATGTAGTCGGCATaatgcaaaattgttctaaatcagaaaaagcaaattttacaggggacgattttaaagtttcaaattggtttaaagcgacatTTTTATGCTCGTtcgccattcaagttatgttttttataaagtttgttcttttttctttcttgaatAAACCATACAAgcttacctcattagtaggtgcatactatcAACATGAGATCAAAATCACAAAAAGAGCAAAGGACATACTtagaaaattctttaaaaaattcgaaTGTAGATTGcagttaaaacaaaatagcaAACATTTTGATTCCTagtggttgaaaaaaaaaattggaatatttttgatgtttaccTAAAACTAAAAAGAATATCTTTgactttttcctctttttttttgttttcgttgttACGAATTGTAGCCAAAAATCTACacaaaaaataacgtttttttttctgtttaatgacttataaatttattatcaattttaaataccATTTTAGATTTCGTTTAATGTACATAAATTggttattgttttaattttttatacatatttttgtatatatataataaatatatatgtatatgcatatatttagtttttttttcacattttaaagaaaacatttgacatctctttatttaaatttatatatactgctcaatcgacaaaaaaaaggttaaaatgttttgttttattttattttttttttatatagaccTAATAAactcttaaaattattaaaaaatatttgctttcaatttaattatgcttttttttaatcttataatttatatttataatcttTCATAAAATCACacgcaattattttcttttttcgtttgttttttgctttcttaaaacttaaacaaaattaacgAACAAAATCAAAGCAAACAAGGAAATAAACCATAATTATAAATAACGTAAAAAAGAaacaaggaaaaataaaattattgatttttatttcttcgttttgaacattttaaaacGGGGGCTGGTTACCAACATTGAACTCGTTtgctttatgatttttgttttctctctatTTTCTATTGATCAACTTTGTGTTGTGCATTTAATAATGTATAGCTACGATGTATTATATAACAAtagtggttttgtttttttttttacttaattaaaattaatgaaaagctttaaaagTTGTtgaatatattctaaaataattacCTTAACTAAAAGAAAATGTACTACAGAATTATTAAAGATGTAATATTTTATTAAGAGGCATTACATATATACTACACCTTTCATCTTTCTTCATTATTAAAACACACATATAAATTTgtgttgtttataaaaaaaatgattctattttaagaaaatttaacttATATAAATCGACTTACTTATATTACAccgtgaaataaaataaaattaaaattatatatgtaataaaacaaacaagtcTAAGCAAAGACAAACATTCTAACAGCAACGGCAAACATTGATGTATAGATGCGCGtagattttaagttttataataataataataataaaaaaaaaatatatatgacaTGGCAAACAGAGATTGAATTATTTTGAAACGAAAAACGATGGATTTTGATTGGGTGGCATACCAGGTAAGTTTTGACCACCGGGAGGACCATTATGTCCTCCAAGTTGTGAATTCATTTGACTACGAGTTGAAGTAGCGTAAAGTTGTTGTTGAAAATTGTGATACTGTTGAGCGTATTTAAGATCATTGGTCGATGGGCCCAAAAAGGGCGATGATTTGTAATTTGGACCAGGACCACCAGGTCCACCGCCAGGTCCATTTGGCCCACCGGGATTTGATCCAGGTCCACCTGGTCCATTCATTGGACCAGGTTGCATTGACTGTGATGGATCACCAGGTGGGCCGCCACCCATTGGTGATGAATTACCACCTAGTCCAGGTCCATTTGGTGCCCCGTTTGGACCGTTTCCATGGCCCATGGGACTTCCTTTGGGACCAGGTGGGCCGCCAAACAattgattgttttgaaaaatatttgatggATCATTTGGACCGTCAAGGTTAGGTGGGCCATTGCCAAACGGATGAACACCACCACCTCCAATCATATGCGGATTGGGACCTTGCATGCGTAGCATTCCATTACCACCACCTGGCTGACGCATAGGTCGCATTCCTCGCATCATTTGTGAGTTCATGCCACCTCCCATCGGACCATTGGGTCCACCAACCATTCCTACCGGAGGACCCCCAAGTCCCATCATTCCATCAGGACCACTTGTGTCCATGTGAGTATTCATACCGCCACCTGGACCTGGACCAGGGCCACCTCCTGGTCCAGCTCCACTCATTTGGTTACAATTTTGGTAGAAGTTCATGCCTTGACCGGGCCCACCAGGTTGTTGCATTTTGTTTGCATCGGGACCAGGACCATTAGGTCCTCCTCCACTCACATCCATTGGAGACATTTGAGGATTTGCAAAACGTTGAAGAAATTCTAAACTGGGCGGAACTCTTGGATTAGTATTGCTTACTTGCGGCCTCACTGGGAGATACTGAATGGTATTAGGGGTGCTTGCTTTCACTTGAATATTTGCACCATTATATGGACAGCCACTCATTCCTGCTCGACccatcattctgtgaggcggtGGTGGCAAGCCCATGCCTCCATGTCCACCATGAAATCCAACCATACCAACGTTCATTTTTGGGGAAAGCATCCGTGAACCCATTGGTGGGCCACCCAACATCATCGGATTTCCAACCATTGATCCACCCCCTGGGCCACCATTACCTCCTCCATGCATTCCCCCATATTGACCCCCAGGCCCACCAAGTACATGGGGTGGTAAGCCTCCCATACCGCAATGATCCATGGTGTCAGGCCCAGGACCACCCATCATACTATCGATACCATGCGAACCTGCACTTCCAGGCATTCCACCTCCCATTTGCATTTCTGCATGGCTAGGAAATCCTGAACTCATCAGACTTCCACCACCTGGCCCACTCGATCCACCACCGCCTGAAGGACCACCATTTAATGAATTTGTCGTACTGCTAGTCAGTTGTTGGGACATTTGGGCCAACGATGATATCGGATCGAAATGTGAAGCTTTCACTGGTGGAGGTCGACTACTGTTTGGATTCAAGGGTAAATTATCCGTTCTGCCGCAAAAATTAACACATTGTCCAGCTGGTGATTGCTAGcgaaatcaaaagaaaacagaccagttttagaaaaaatacaGAAATAATTTAGAAAAACCTACTTCACCACATTTGCTATCCATAAATCCACCCATTTTAAGAccttgctgctgctgctgttgttgctgctgctgttgttgttgctgctgttgttgttgttgttgctgttgttgttgctgttgttgttgttgttgctgttgttgctgctgttgctgctgttggtgatgttggtgttgttggCTTTGATTTGAATTACTATTTCCACTACTATTCCCTGAAGCACCTGAGCCGGGACCATTTACACCATGTTGTCCACTGTTATTGCCACCACTTCCAGGATAGTTCATTGCAGGACTAACTGGCGTGAATCGAGAATCTATACTCGATGGGTTATTTGTTGGCTCACCTATGTTCGGAGTTCTAGAACTTTGCGGACTTGGATTTGATGATGAATTGAGACGGGAATTCTTTtcaactgcaaataaaaaaaaaaaaaaacaaacaacaatatcataacagataatttttcattaagttttattattttaactgaAAATTCTAAAGCACAAGAATCGAAGCCAAAGTGAGCTCgtgatttataagaaaaaataaaaagtcaacGGAGCATAAACCTGTATTTGCTTGTTAATTATCACCCCTTCAACGAGTATTTGACaaatgggtggatgttctggaaGGATGCAGGTACCTCCTAAgcacgaaaaaagaaaaacagaatacttattttgtctattttctgatccagacaggcctattcctgacatttaatCGAATGGAGAGTGCTTCCCAAATGTGAAAAGTGTGAAAATATCTGGATGTATGATTTGGAAGAAGATACAACGGTAAGAAGATAGAGAGATTTTCGGTGTCCAACCCCAATAGAAAGCGTGGAAGAAGAAGACCTCATCTTATGTGGCGCGCTCAGTTTGAGTAGATGTGCGTAACTGGAGATAGCAAGTTAGGGACCGAACTAGCTGGAGAGGCATGTTGGTTGAGGTCGAGATCCATCCTCGACTGTGAGCACCACCTTAAGTAAGTAAGGAAGACTCTATGAATAGCGAAGCTACTTGTGATGACTGTATCAATCATCGCGAACGGTGAGAGAAAAGACGGGGAAATTCCCTTTCTATGACCGAAAAAtgcaacttaaattaaaaagaaggcGTTATACaagaaaagtaatttttcacCACAGGATTTGGGGTATGATTTATTCGGCTATCCCGCCTATTTAGCATCTTCAGACTTTcatctgtttttaaaattaaaaaaaaaaaaacatttgccaTTTAATAGAGAACTTTAGAGGTTCTTAGATGATTATATCTCAACAAAATCGCAATTGTGAGTAGAGACCCAAGTTCTTCAATCTTTCGTCTAATTTTGATTTACTTCATCAGGAATTTCATATTTGTGCTAttgattaatttataatttatataagTTACACACCAATCATGTTACGTTACATTAACCGGAATCAGTTTAAGTTGAACTGAAGTTTAAACCTTGAATgtgaaaataatttctttttattaaattaaataaatattgtagCACGAAATGTTATATGTACATGCGCCAGCAATGCTTAGTGACTTACAACTCTCAAATAATAAAGTCCTATTCaatactgcatccaaacttagATGACTTCACAACTTTTTTCATATCCCCTGCATTTGACTTGTCACTGACTGAACTatgtattataaaaatatatgatttaATGGAATGGGAGAAGATACATAGATTAAGTTTACGACAATTAAATGAGAACAAAGGCCTAGTATCTTAAAACTGTAACACACGCCCGTGTGTATAGTTAGTGTGGATGAATTGACGGACCTACAATTCTTAGAGAGACAGGTTTAAGCAATCAAgaaaacggatttttttaattgtttatttacaATTTGAAACTCAAATGACACAAGTGGTCACAAATCTAGTCTCCTACACCTGAACAAAAGTATCATTAATAATTGCATCTCAACTTATTCGGTCAGACCCACAGAAATGATTCGTTGGGAGTTTTTTTAGATCTCCCTTCATGGA contains:
- the LOC129920522 gene encoding collagen alpha-1(X) chain-like, which codes for MMGRAGMSGCPYNGANIQVKASTPNTIQYLPVRPQVSNTNPRVPPSLEFLQRFANPQMSPMDVSGGGPNGPGPDANKMQQPGGPGQGMNFYQNCNQMSGAGPGGGPGPGPGGGMNSHMDTSGPDGMMGLGGPPVGMVGGPNGPMGGGMNSQMMRGMRPMRQPGGGNGMLRMQGPNPHMIGGGGVHPFGNGPPNLDGPNDPSNIFQNNQLFGGPPGPKGSPMGHGNGPNGAPNGPGLGGNSSPMGGGPPGDPSQSMQPGPLNGPGGPGSNPGGPNGPGGGPGGPGPNYKSSPFLGPSTNDLKYAQQYHNFQQQLYATSTRSQMNSQLGGHNGPPGGQNLPGILMESNLLGIKMFAILF